A genomic region of Clavibacter michiganensis subsp. insidiosus contains the following coding sequences:
- a CDS encoding NUDIX hydrolase family protein, with protein sequence MTVRTPDPNIPDPNSGWLSDVELAQIRQRLPLLYVEAVPVRVDGMGQVKDIGVLLRATVTGQMTRMLVSGRVMYGETLRDALFRHLEKDLGPMAFPQLPASPTPFSVAEYFPFPGASPYTDDRQHAVSLAYVVPVTGTCDPRQDALEITWMTPEEAASDAVSADMEGGRGALLRAALASVGVLP encoded by the coding sequence ATGACCGTTCGCACCCCGGACCCGAACATCCCCGACCCGAACTCCGGCTGGCTGTCGGACGTGGAGCTGGCGCAGATCCGGCAGCGGCTGCCCCTCCTCTACGTGGAGGCCGTGCCCGTGCGGGTCGACGGCATGGGCCAGGTCAAGGACATCGGCGTGCTGCTGCGCGCCACGGTCACCGGGCAGATGACGCGCATGCTCGTCTCCGGCCGCGTCATGTACGGCGAGACCCTGCGCGACGCGCTCTTCCGCCACCTCGAGAAGGACCTCGGGCCGATGGCGTTCCCGCAGCTCCCCGCGAGCCCGACGCCGTTCTCGGTCGCCGAGTACTTCCCGTTCCCCGGCGCGAGCCCGTACACCGACGACCGGCAGCACGCCGTGTCGCTCGCCTACGTGGTGCCGGTGACGGGCACGTGCGATCCGCGCCAGGACGCGCTCGAGATCACGTGGATGACGCCCGAGGAAGCCGCGTCCGACGCGGTCTCCGCCGACATGGAGGGCGGTCGCGGCGCACTGCTCCGCGCGGCCCTCGCCTCGGTGGGCGTGCTGCCCTAG
- a CDS encoding alpha/beta hydrolase — MTALPLDPDAVLWSASPAELGDRPLLVLLHGYGSHEGDLFGLSPYLPLGPVVASLRAPIALQGGFAWFPIVPGSTGDPDPDAADAAAQGVLDWLDALPVRPRSVGLLGFSQGGATALQLLRLAPGRFSYAVQLSGFSVRGEHAGDPALQASPTPVFWGRGTADQVIPDAAVARTAAWIGDHTALTERIYEDLPHSVSAAELRDVSTFIREHAG; from the coding sequence GTGACCGCTCTCCCGCTGGATCCCGACGCCGTCCTCTGGTCGGCCTCGCCCGCCGAGCTCGGCGACCGGCCGCTGCTCGTGCTGCTGCACGGCTACGGATCCCACGAGGGCGACCTCTTCGGGCTGTCGCCGTACCTGCCGCTCGGGCCGGTGGTCGCGTCGCTGCGGGCGCCGATCGCGCTGCAGGGCGGATTCGCGTGGTTCCCGATCGTGCCCGGATCCACCGGCGACCCGGATCCCGACGCCGCCGACGCCGCCGCGCAGGGCGTGCTCGACTGGCTCGACGCGCTGCCCGTGCGGCCGCGCTCGGTGGGGCTCCTCGGGTTCAGCCAGGGCGGCGCGACCGCGCTCCAGCTGCTGCGGCTCGCGCCCGGACGGTTCTCGTACGCGGTGCAGCTCAGCGGGTTCTCGGTGCGCGGCGAGCACGCGGGCGATCCGGCGCTCCAGGCCTCCCCGACGCCGGTGTTCTGGGGCCGCGGCACGGCCGACCAGGTGATCCCGGATGCCGCCGTCGCGCGCACGGCCGCGTGGATCGGCGACCACACGGCCCTCACCGAGCGGATCTACGAGGACCTGCCGCACTCCGTCTCCGCCGCCGAGCTGCGCGACGTGTCGACGTTCATCCGGGAGCACGCGGGCTGA
- a CDS encoding TetR/AcrR family transcriptional regulator translates to MTRAALATRGPYRKGVERRELLIRTAIEVFAEQGYRSSSLREIASRAEITPAGLLHHFSGKEELLLAVLERREERLAAAIELHRPRSVAEHAAVVIADGEQSACLTRVIAVVSSEASAAGHPLHELFRERRARELERITAGVVVDQARGLIDPHLDPEAAAAVVLSAMDGLHVQRCYGVGAGASQAFEDLRRHYLEPPQFAERASAV, encoded by the coding sequence ATGACTCGCGCCGCCCTCGCCACCCGTGGCCCGTACCGCAAGGGCGTGGAGCGCAGGGAGCTCCTCATCCGCACCGCCATCGAGGTGTTCGCCGAGCAGGGCTACCGCAGCAGCTCGCTGCGGGAGATCGCGTCCCGGGCGGAGATCACGCCCGCCGGCCTGCTGCACCACTTCAGCGGCAAGGAGGAGCTGCTGCTCGCCGTGCTCGAGCGCCGCGAGGAGCGCCTCGCCGCCGCCATCGAGCTGCACCGCCCGCGCAGCGTCGCGGAGCACGCGGCCGTGGTCATCGCCGACGGGGAGCAGAGCGCGTGCCTCACGCGCGTCATCGCCGTCGTCTCGTCGGAGGCCTCGGCCGCCGGCCACCCGCTGCACGAGCTGTTCCGCGAGCGCCGCGCCCGCGAGCTCGAGCGCATCACGGCGGGCGTCGTCGTCGACCAGGCGCGCGGCCTCATCGACCCGCACCTCGACCCGGAGGCGGCGGCCGCCGTCGTGCTCTCGGCCATGGACGGCCTGCACGTGCAGCGCTGCTACGGCGTCGGCGCGGGCGCGAGCCAGGCCTTCGAGGACCTCCGCCGGCACTACCTCGAGCCGCCGCAGTTCGCGGAGCGGGCCTCCGCCGTCTGA